CGGAGGTCGAGGAGTTCCGGAACGTCCCCGGGCGGGGCGTACGCGGGCGCGTGGAGGGCCGTGAGGTCGCCGTGGGGCGGCTCTTCGACGTCGTACCGCCGGAGCTGGCCCGCGCGCGGGACGCGGCCGAGCGGGCCGGGCGCACGGCGGTGCCGGTCGGCTGGGACGGGACGGCGCGGGCCGTGCTGACCGTGGCGGACGCGGTGAAGGAGACCAGCGCCGAGGCGGTGCGCGAGCTGCGCGCGCTGGGGCTCACGCCGGTGCTGCTGACCGGGGACAACCGGGCGGTGGCCGAGGCGGTGGCCGCCGCCGTGGGGATCGACCGGGTGGTGGCGGAGGTCCTGCCCGAGGACAAGGTGGACGCCGTACGGCGGCTGCAGGCCGAGGGCCGGGTCGTCGCCATGGTGGGCGACGGCGTCAACGACGCGGCCGCGCTGGCCACCGCCGACCTGGGCCTGGCCCTGGGCACCGGCACGGACGCGGCGATCGAGGCGGGCGATCTGACGCTGGTGCGCGGGGACCTGCGGGTGGCCGCGGACGCGATCCGGCTGTCCCGCCGGACGCTGGCCACGATCAAGGGCAACCTCGTGTGGGCCTTCGGCTACAACGTGGCGGCGCTGCCCCTGGCCGCCGCGGGGCTGCTGAACCCGATGATCGCGGGGGCCGCGATGGCCTTCTCGTCCGTTTTCGTCGTCACGAACAGCCTGCGACTGCGGACATTCCGGTGAAGTACCCCGAATTCGCCCTAAGTTCGCGGCGAACGTGATTTGAGCCCCTCTGGAGTCCCGGGCCCGGCTCACATAAGCTCTTCACAAGGCTCGCGCATCATCCTTACGCTTGAGTCCGGATGGCATATCCGGGCTCTTGCGCATCTAACGGACATACGCAAGAGACGCAGATCACAGTGATGTGAACGTAACCATTCAAGGGGTTCGAAGGTCTAAGTTGACGATGTCAGGGAGCGTCTTGGGGGGCGCCACCTGGCATCTGGAGATGTCTTGGGGGACCTCTCCAGAGATGCGTTGCCGGGGCACGTACGCCGGGAAGCTTTGAGCGGCCCTCCCGGGCGTGCGCTGTCCCGGCAGATCGCACACCCAGCAGTACGGCGAGTTCTGCTCGTTGTGCTCACACAGCGATTCAGGCGCTGTCCTCACAGACGCCCGGCCGGATCCCGTGGGGGGAATCCGAACCGGGACTGGGAAGGCGCCCTGGTCGTCGGCCCGTGGGGGGACCGGCGCTCCAGGGCGCCTTCTTTTTTCGCCGCCCGCTCCTTTCGCCGTCCGCTCCGCACACGCGAAAGCCCCCGCACCCGGCGACCGGATACGGGGGCCCGAAGCGGTACCGCGGCTCAGCGCTCCTCGACGGGAACGAAGTCGCGCTCGACCACGCCCGTGTAGATCTGGCGCGGGCGGCCGATGCGGGAGCCCGGCTCCTTGATCATCTCGTGCCACTGGGCGATCCAGCCCGGCAGCCGGCCGAGGGCGAACAGGACCGTGAACATCTCGGTCGGGAAGCCCATGGCCCGGTAGATCAGGCCCGTGTAGAAGTCGACGTTCGGGTAGAGGCTGCGCGAGACGAAGTAGTCGTCGGAGAGCGCGTGCTCCTCCAGCTTCAGGGCGATGTCCAGCAGCTCGTCGGACTTGCCGAGCGCGGAGAGGACGTCGTGCGCGGCGGCCTTGATGATCTTGGCGCGCGGGTCGAAGTTCTTGTAGACCCGGTGGCCGAAGCCCATCAGGCGGACGCCGTCCTCCTTGTTCTTCACCTTGCGGATGAAGGAGTCCACGTCGCCGCCGGAGTCGCGGATGCCCTCCAGCATCTCCAGCACGGACTGGTTGGCGCCGCCGTGCAGCGGGCCCCACAGGGCGTTGATGCCGGCGGAGATCGAGGCGAACATGTTCGCCTGCGAGGAGCCGACCAGGCGGACCGTGGAGGTCGAGCAGTTCTGCTCGTGGTCCGCGTGCAGGATCAGCAGCTTGTCGAGCGCGGAGACCACGACCGGGTCGAGCTCGTACTCCTGCGCGGGGACCGAGAAGGTCATGCGGAGGAAGTTCTCGACGTAGCCGAGGTCGTTGCGCGGGTAGACGAACGGGTGACCGATCGACTTCTTGTACGCGTACGCCGCGATCGTCGGGAGCTTGGCGAGCAGGCGGATGGTGGAGAGGTTGCGCTGGCGCTCGTCGAACGGGTTGTGGCTGTCCTGGTAGAACGTGGACAGCGCCGAGACGACCGAGGACAGCATGGCCATCGGGTGGGCGTCCCGCGGGAAGCCCTTGTAGAAGTTCTTGACGTCCTCGTGCAGCAGGGTGTGCTGCGTGATGTCGTTCTTGAACGCCGAGAGCTGGTCGACCGTCGGCAGCTCGCCGTTGATCAGCAGGTAGGCGACCTCCAGGAAGGTGGAGCGCTCGGCCAGCTGCTCGATCGGGTAGCCGCGGTACCGCAGGATCCCCGCTTCGCCGTCCAGGTAGGTAATGGCGGATTTGTACGCGGCGGTGTTGCCGTAACCGCTGTCCAGCGTCACCAGACCGGTCTGGGCGCGGAGCTTTCCGATGTCGAAGCCCTTGTCACCGACGGTGCTGTCGATCACCGGGTAGGTGTACTCGCCGTCGCCGTACCGCAGTACTACAGAGTTGTCGCTCACGTCTTCCCTCACCGACGTTGTGCCTCATCTTCGAGGTGCCCTGACTGTCTCTACCATCCCCCACTTGGCTCAGGAGAGTGCACTCGGGGTCGACCATCGGGCCTACTGACGGCACTGAGTGCCGCCAACTTGCTCATCCTGCCCCCTGTGTTCCCCTTCTGGAAGTGGCTTGTGACCTTCACGACTCATTTGATCGATCATTTTTCGTTGAACCGAGCCGGAAGTCGAGTGCCGTGCACCTCCGGCCCGCCGAAACCGTGCGCACCGCCTGGCCGATCGCCTTGCGGGAACCGACGAGGACGACCAACTGCTTGGCCCGGGTGACGGCCGTGTAGAGCAGGTTCCGCTGGAGCATCATCCAGGCGCCCGTGGTGACCGGGATGACCACCGCCGGGTACTCGCTGCCCTGGGAGCGGTGGATCGTCACGGCGTAGGCGTGGGCCAGCTCGTCGAGCTCGTCGAACTCGTACGGAACCTCCTCGTCCTC
This genomic stretch from Streptomyces sp. Go-475 harbors:
- a CDS encoding citrate synthase, which codes for MSDNSVVLRYGDGEYTYPVIDSTVGDKGFDIGKLRAQTGLVTLDSGYGNTAAYKSAITYLDGEAGILRYRGYPIEQLAERSTFLEVAYLLINGELPTVDQLSAFKNDITQHTLLHEDVKNFYKGFPRDAHPMAMLSSVVSALSTFYQDSHNPFDERQRNLSTIRLLAKLPTIAAYAYKKSIGHPFVYPRNDLGYVENFLRMTFSVPAQEYELDPVVVSALDKLLILHADHEQNCSTSTVRLVGSSQANMFASISAGINALWGPLHGGANQSVLEMLEGIRDSGGDVDSFIRKVKNKEDGVRLMGFGHRVYKNFDPRAKIIKAAAHDVLSALGKSDELLDIALKLEEHALSDDYFVSRSLYPNVDFYTGLIYRAMGFPTEMFTVLFALGRLPGWIAQWHEMIKEPGSRIGRPRQIYTGVVERDFVPVEER